GCGCGCGGCAGGCGAGCCGGTTCGGCGTGGGGCTGAACCACATCGTGGAAATCCTCACCGGGGCGGACACCGATAAAATCCGCCGCTGGGGCCACGACCGGCTGAGCACGTATGGCATCGGCCAGGAACTCCCGCGCGCGCAATGGGCGGCGGTGGGCCGCGAGTTGCTGCGGCTCGGCTACGCGGCGCAAAGCGAGGGCGAGTATCCGGTGCTGGAGCTGACGGCGGAGGGCCTGGAGTGGCTGCGCTCGCGCAAGCCCCTGATGCTCACGAAACCGATGCTGCTGCCCAAGGCGCGCAAGGTCGCGACCCGGCGCGAGGGCGACGTGGAATGCGACGAGATCCTCTTCGCGCAACTGCGCGCGCTGCGCAAGGAGCTGGCCGACGAACGCGGCGTGCCGGCGTATGTGATTTTTGGAGACAAGACGTTGCGCGAACTCGCGCGCGCCTATCCGGTGAGCGTCGCGGGGATGGAAGGCATCTTCGGCATCGGCGAAAGGAAACGCGAGGAGTTCGGCGAAATCTTCGCCCGCGAAATCGCCGGCTATTTGGAAACCAACTCGCGGATGAGCTTCAACTGAAGTTGAAGAGCGGCCTTCCCCCAATCGTTCTCGTTCTCTTACTCGTTCTCGAAACGTTGCGAAAAACAAAAAGAGAACGAGAACGAGTAATACCAATTATGAAAGAAAATCCTACTTTAGAAACCAAGCAATGCAGGGGCTTCGCTTGCGAAGCCCTTTGCCTTTGGGCAGTTGCCAAACCGGGCGTCGCAAGCGACGCCCCTACAAAAGACTGATTTTTGTTCGCAACTGGTATAAGAGAACGAGAACGATTTCTTGGGACGCCTCACCCCAGCGAATCCCGAAAAATTTTTCCCCGTTCAAGACGCGCGCGGACTTCGGGCCAGTCGCCGTGGTCGATCGCGGCGCGCAAGCCCGCAAGCCGCGCCTGAAACTGGTCGATGGCGTGCAAAACCTCGTCGCGATTCTGCTGGAAAATCTCGATCCACATGGTCGCGTCGCTCGCCGCGATGCGCGTGGTGTCGCGCAGACCCGCGCCGGCATGCTCGCGCCAGGCGGGATTTTTTTGCGCGAGCAAATCGCACAAATTCGTCGCGAGCGCCTGCGGCAGGTGGCTGATGTTGGCCACGATTTCATCATGCTGCGCGGGCGTGACGGAAACCGTCCTGCCGCCAAGCGCGCGCCAGAAATCCGTCACGATCCCGGCGGCCTGCGCGTCGGCGCCGTTCTCCGGCGTGACAAAACAGGTGCGCCCGGCGAACAGCTCCGCCGAGCCGTTTTCCCAGCCGGTCTTCTGGCTGCCGGCCATCGGATGCGAGCCGACGAAACGCGCATGCGGCGGCAGGGCGGCGCGACATTTCCGGCAAAGGCGGTTTTTCACGCTGCCCACGTCGGTGACGATCACGCCGTCCGGCAGCGCGGGCGCGATCTGGCGGGCGAGCTCGATGATCTTTTCCACCGGCGCGGCCAGCACGACGAGGTTCGCCGCGCGCACGGCCTCCTCCGGCGTTTCGGCCACGGCATCGCACCACGGCTGCGAGCGAAGCGCGTCGCGCACTTCCGGCCGGCGCGCCCAGATGACGATGCGCCGCGCCGCGCCGCGCGCCCGCGCCGCCATGGCGACGGACCCGCCGAGCAGTCCGGGGGCAAGAATGGCAAGTTGTTCAATCATGGGGAATGTTCCGGTGGCCGGTCTCACCGGCCGAGTTTCACGATGCGATCAAATTCCGCCTTCCCGAGCCGCATCACGGACAGGCGGCTTTGGCGGAGCAGCGCGATGCCGGCAAGCGCGGGCTCGGCCTTGATCCGGTCGAGCGTCACCGGCCTGGCGAGCGCGCGCACGGCCTTCAACTCGACCGCCGTCCAGTTTTCCCCGGCCCCGGCCGACGGATCTGGAAACGCCTCCCGGGCCACCTCGGCGATGCCGAGCACGGCCTTGGTCGTGACGCTCGCGTAGAAAAGCACGGCGTCGCCGGCGCGCATGGCGTTGAGATTGTTGCGGGCCTGGTAATTGCGGACGCCGTCCCACGTGGTGCGTCCGTCCTTCACAAACGTTTCCCACGCGTAGGACTCGGGTTCCTGTTTGACGAGCCAGTGTTGCATTGCACGAGACAAGTGTTGTTGTGGGCGGCACGCAACCATGGACAACACCCCTCCGCCCCCGCCCGAAGACGAAAAAAAAGCCGCGCGCGCCAAACTCGTGCTCTACGTCGTCATGGCCGTCTTCATCCTGCTGCCCCTCGCCCTGTATTTTCTGTCCGGCCAAGGGAAATAACCCGTATCCGTTCTTCAGGACGCGAATCAAAGTGGCGCCCCCCCCTCTGCCGGAATCTTTCCTCTTTATTCTTTCTCTTTCCTCTTTCTCCCGGCTCGCTCCTGACGAAAGGGGAAAGAGAAAGAATAAAGAAGAAAGATAGGATGACATCGCTTTGGGCAGCCTTTCCCACTGTTCTTCCTGCCACTTGATACTTGTCCCCTTGCCACTTCCCCGCCTTCGGCGGGGCCCGGTATTGGTGGAGCAGACCGGGATCAAACCGGCGACCTCGTCGTTGCGAACGACGCGCTCTATCAACTGAGCTACTGCCCCATGCAGGGCCGGACGTTGTGATGGAAACGGCGGCGTTAGTAAACACCAATTTTCCGGCGATCGGCTGATTGATGGAAACAGCCACGGCCCGGACCGCTGCAAGGCGATGGCAACAACTCCGTGTGAGAAAAACTATTGCGAAAAAATCCAGCGGCTTGATAACTGCTAGGGTCGGGAGAGTTCAAAACTTGGACGGAGACACACACCATGAAGAAAACGACCAACAAAGCCAAAGCTACCCCAGCGACGCCGGCGCCCGTCCCGGCGAAAAAGGCAGCAAAAAAAACCGTGGCCCCCAAGGCCAAAACCAGTCCGCGCATCACCGCCGCGGCAGCGAAAGCAGTGGCACCCGTTGCAAAAAAACCGGCGGAAGCCAAACGCCCGGTCGTCACCACCATCGTCGCCAACATCGACATCGGCTTCGGCAACACGCTCTATGTCCGCGGCGAAGGCGGAGGGCTGAACTGGGAAACCGGCGTGGCGCTCGATTGCGTGGCCGACGACAAATGGACGATCTCGCTCAGCGACGCCGCCAGCCCCGTGGTCTTCAAGCTCCTCGTCAACGACCTCGTCTGGTCGGTCGGCGAAAACCACACCGTGCCGCCCGGCGGCGAACTGGCGGTCTCGCCCGTGTTCCCGAGCTGGTGAAGGCGTCCGCGGCGCGCGGCCGGCCTCACACCACCGCGCGTTCCGCGGTCCCTGATTCGACACCATCGGGGCTGATGGCGAGAAGACGGAGGCGAAGCATACCGGCGGCGCCCGCCTCGCGCGCGCCCAGCTCGCTTGCGGGCACCAGCATGCAGTAAATCCGTATCCGTGAAAACGGACGCGGCAGATAAAACCGGTCCCAACTCCGCAGCCGCCAAGCCGACTCGAACGCCTGCCCGAGCAACAGCACGGGCGCTCCCACACGACGCGCGACGATGAGGCCGCCGCCCTTGAAATCATGCAGCGGCCCGCGCGGACCGTCAGGCGTGATGCCGATGTCGTGCCCCTCGCGCATCACCCGCACCAGCGCGCTCACCGAGCCGCGGGGATTGTGCGTGGACGAACCGCGCACGGTCTTGATGCCGACAAAGTCAAAAAATTCCGCCAGCCACGCGCCGTCCTTGCTTCCGCTCACCAGCCCGTAAATGGAACGCGGGCGGCGATGGCGCTTGTAAATTTCGCCGATGACGAAGAGCCGGTTGTGCCAGAAAATGATCGCGAGCGGCTCGTCGTTTTTTTCGAGATGGCGGCGCGCCTCCGCCGACAACTCGATGCGCAGCGTGGCCGTCCAAAGCCGGATCACCACGCTGAGCGGCCAGAGGAAAAAACGCCGCCAGCCCGTGATGCGGTGGACCGCGTCACTCCCCTCGCCTTCGGCATCATCCTGCGGCTGGAGGGCAGGATTCTTCGTAATGGTTGCGTAATGTTTGTTCAACGGGGCGCAAAGCTGAGACGTTTCGGTCGGAAGGCCAAGCCAGAGGTTTGGGGAAGAAAGCAAAATCCATCCCGTCATCCAAATGCCCCAAAAAACGATGTTCCCAACGCCAGCGATGCCCTGCGCTACGCGTGCTGCGGCGCGAGACCGTTTCCGCACCATTTTCAGGCCTGCCAAGGTAAGGCGAGGCGTCCCGCCGAGCCTGGCATAGGGCTGGAAAATGCCGCCGCCAGCCAGCCGGAGGCCCTGCCCAATACAACCCTGCCCAACACAAACAAGCGAACGGGATGCCAAGGGCATCCCGTTCGCTTGTTTGTGTTGGGCAATTCATCGTAAAAGTGGGATGCAGGCAAACTAACGGCTCGCCGGAGGAACGGCGCGCCGCGAGCGTCGCACGATGGATGAAACGGCGCGAAAGCTGCGGGTCACGCGGGGCGGACTGCTCGCCCGCGGGTTGACGAACCGATGCCCGAACTGCGGCGGACGGACATTGTTCAGGGCGGGACGCGTGTTTGAACTGAACACGGCGTGCCCGCGTTGCGGGCTGGAGCTGGAGCGCGACGAGGGATTTTTTCTTGGGTCGCTGTCGTTGAACTATGGCGTGACCATTGTCGGCTTTCTCGTGCCGGTGACCGTGCTCTGGCTTTGCGGCGTGCTTTCCGGACGCGCCGCCGCGGTGCTGGCCGTGGCGGGCGGAGTCTTGTTTCCCGCGCTGTTTTATCGCGCGTCACGCAGTTGGTGGCTGATGTTGTATTATCTGTTTTTGCCGCGGCATCTGCCGGCAAACCGGGGAGGCGAGCGGCAGGATGGGGATGGGAATGATTGAGGCCGTACACTGGGCGCGCGGGCACCGTCTCGCGCAAACGTCACACGCCTCCCGCTTGACACTCCGCTTTCCGGATACTAGCAGAACGTCCCGACATGGAGGCCGTGCTTGAACAACCGGTGCTGGTCCTCAACCGTCTCTGGCAGGCGGTGAATGTGATCGGTGCAAAACGCGCCTTCGCGCTCCTCGCGCGAGGACACGCCTCCGTCGTCCATCATCAGGACGATGACTTTCACGTCTTCAGCATGCTGGACTGGCTGGATTTTTCGCACAACAACCCGCCGGTCGAGACCATGGAGATGGTGCGCACGCCCAGCCGGCTCATCCGCCTGCCGCGCGTGATCCTGCTCACGTTTTTCGACAAGCTGCCCTGCAAGGAACTGAAGCTCACGCGCAACAATGTCTTCGAGCGCGACAAGAACCAGTGCCAGTATTGCGCGCGCGTTTTCCCGCGCGAGGAGCTGAACCTGGACCACGTCATCCCGCGCCATCACGGCGGACGCACCACGTGGGAAAACATCGTCTGCTCCTGCATCCGCTGCAACACCCGCAAGGCCAACCGCCTCCCGCACGACGCGGGCATGCGCCTCATCCGCAAGCCGGCCAAGCCGAAATGGCGCCCGGTCATCAGCCTCGTGCTCAACACGCACCACCGCGCGATGTGGAAGGATTTCCTCGATGTCGCCTACTGGAACGTCGAACTGGAAGAGTGACCCCAAGATCCGGCTCTCCAGTCGCAAATCCGGTTTTCGAGGGATGCCCGCCTGAACGGATTCCCGGGACAATCCCTGCGCACACAAAAAAACCGCAACCCGGTGCGGGTCGCGGTTGGAAAGGGAGCTTGGCTTGAAGCCGCGCGGACTCAGACCACTTTCTCGACGAGGCCGGCCTTGATGGCCTTCACCGAGACGAGCACGCGCTTGGTGCCGCCGTTTTCTGTCTTGATGCGAATGCGCTGGAGATTCGGGCGGAATTTGCGACGGGTGATGCTCGTCACGTGCGTGCCGATGCCTCCGCTCTTCTTGCTTTGTCCCTTGCGGTTGATTCGGTTGCCCGTGACAGGGCGCTTGCCGGTGATTGCACAAATTCTGGCCATGACTTTGAGTTGGTTAAAAGGTGAAAAGGGGCATGAGTAAACGTCCGCGCCTTTGCGATGCAAGGGGAATTTTCAAGAATGGCCTGCGGGAAGAGCAAACAGTGATCGGCGAAGGATCGGCAAGCGCGGAAAATATCCGGAGTCGGTCGCCGACGATTTGCCTGCGGAAATGACGCTGCATTTGTCGGTCTCGCCAAACCTGCGGCCAAAACAGGGCGGCGCTGGCCAGACTGGGTGTGCCGCCAAAAGGAGGGGATTGTTCGCTTATCTCCGATAGTCAGCAAATGCAGCTCTGCAAACGGAATGGCGGCAAGCATACCCGAGTTACTTGGGCAGCATGCATTGTATTTGATTTATGGATGCAATCGGAAAAAAGATAGCTAAACACAATGATACTCTATTAAATCATAATTAATTGTTTATAAATAAGATATGATATATTCATATGGAACTATATTATGATTATGAGATTCTTTCTCGAAAAATTTATTGACCAAGCATTCTCCCAAGCGCATGAGACCTGATTTCATTTATGGGCTCAATTCTCGCCTTTCCCTATGACCAGCAATCATAAATCCATAAAAACGACGCATAATAAATTGAATTGCAGCATGTTCTGTAAAATATTTCCACGCCTGCACCTTCTGACGCCCGCCGCCGTGCTGGCGTCGTTGATTTTTTCCGGTGCGCATCAGACACTCCCCGCCCAAGCGGTTTCCGATCAGACATCCGTGGCCACGGCCAGCGGCACAGTCTCGCCCGCGGTTCCGGCAACCTCGAAGGACCGTGCGGACAAACGGCGGGTTCGCCGCGCCCGCGCGGCCCATGAGGAGGCCGCATCAAGGGACAACTTGGTCCAGCTCGACAAATTCGTCGTCACTGCGTCGGGTTTCGAGCAAACCCTTGCCAACTCACCTGCCAGCATCTCGGTGGTCAGCAAAGTGGAACTGGAGGCCAGACCTTTTGTGACCTTGGTCGATGCGGTCAAAGACATGCCGGGCGTCACCGTCACCAATAGCAAGTCCGGGAACGACATCAGCCTGCGCGGCATGGCCTCCGACTACACGCTGATCCTTGTGGACGGCAAACGGCAAAACTCGCGCCAGATGCGCCCCAACGGTTTTGGCGAGGCCGAGACCGGTTTTTCCCCCCCGCTCGGCGCGATTGAGCGGATCGAGCTGGTGCGCGGCCCCATGTCCACGCTCTATGGCTCCGACGCGATGGGCGGCGTGGTCAACATCATCACCCGCAAGGTCGCGAGCGAATGGGGCGGCTCGCTCGGCGGCAACTACACCGCACAGTTCGACGACCGGCTCGGCGACGAATCCTCCGGCGACATCTATGCAAACGGGCCGCTGCTCCAAAACAAACTCGGGCTGGCGGTGTTTGGCCGCTATTACCACCGCGACGAAGACGACCTCGCCGTCGCCGGAAACAGCCCCGGCCGCCGCGGCGCCCGCAAGGCCGACACCAGCACCATCGGCGCGCGCCTCTCCTACACGCCCTCGCCGGCGCACGATATCATCCTGGAGGGCGGCGCCAGCCGCCAGCGCGTCGAGGGCACGCCGGGCAAGACCGGCACCGTGGGCAGCACCACGACATCGGACAGCCCCTACGACCCCGTGCTGCGCTTCAACCGCGATTACGCCTCGCTCTCGCACACCGGGCGCTGGGCCATCGGCACCTCGGACATCGCGGTGCACTACGAGGACGCCGAGACACTCGGCCGCAATGTCTCCATCGTGAAATCCGGCACGACCACCAAATACACCGTGCCGCGCACCCTCGAAATCCAAAATCTGGTCGCCGACGCGAAAATGCACATGCCGCTCCCGAAAAACAACCTCACCTTCGGCGGCCAGTATATCGACAGCGAGGGCAAGGACGGCGTCGCCTACGATGTCGACCACCCGCGGCCCGACGGCACCTATCCGCTCAAAACCCTTTCCATGCGGCAATTCTCCTTCTTCGCCGAGGACGAGTTCCGCATCCTCGAATCCCTCGCCCTCACCGGCGGCGTGCGCTACGATCACCACGACTCGTTTGGCGGCCAGGTCAGCCCCCGCGGCTATCTCGTCTGGAACACCACCAAATACCTCACCCTGAAAGGCGGCGTGAGCACCGGCTTCAAAACCCCCACGCTCACGCAAACCACGGCGGGGCTCTCCGGCATCGGCGGGCAGGGCACGCTCCCGCTTCTCGGCAACCCCGACCTCAAGCCGGAGACGAGCACGAATTACGAGGCGGGAGTCTCCCTTGTAATCAACCACACGCTCAACCTCACGTTCACCGGTTTTTATAACAAGTTTGATGACAAGATCGGCAGCAAGACCGTCCTGCGCGGCTCGGATGAGTTCAATAAATACCTCGACCCGGACGCATGGAGCAGGGACGGCAGCATGTCCATCAACATCGACACCGCCGAGACCAGGGGCTTCGAAGCCGGCGGCTCATATCGCTTTCTCAAAAACTGGAAAATCAGCGGCAATTATACTTTTGTCGAGTCCGAGCAGACCAGCGGAGCGAACAAGGGGAAACCGCTGAATGCCATGCCCAAGCATCATGCAAACGGCACCCTGGGCTGGGACGTCACCCCGGATGTCAGCGCGTGGGTGCGCGGCGCCTGGTATGGCACGCAATGGCGGGACGTGGGCGATGATTACAAGGCCTACGCGCTCTTCGATATCGGGGCGGCCTGGAGCATCAACCCGTGGGTGAAACTCAATGTCGGCATATATAATCTCTTCAACAAGGAGCTTCACGACACCGACATCTACAGCACGATTTCCGACAACCGCCGCCTGTGGGCCGGATTGAATATTAATTTCTGACGCGCCGTCCCGCGCGTCGGAGTTGCCATAATGGGCGCCCGGAAACCACTCCGGGCGCCCCTTCCTTTTTCAGGATATGGCCTTGGACTGCCGCGTCGAACGCAAATTGAGCAGATGCCGCACGCGCTCGGTCAGGTCCCGCGGGCTGAACGGCTTGGTCATGTAATCGAGCGCGCCGAGCTCCAGCCCGAGTTCGCGCGTATCGGTGGTTGACCAGGCCGAGACAATCACGATGGGGATCGTCGCCGTGTCCGGCGTGCGGCGCAGGATTTCGCACACGCCGAAACCGTCGATGTCGGGCAGCATGAGATCGAGCAGGATCAAATCCGGCCGGCGCGCCTGCACGGCATCCAACGCCTCGCGCCCGCTGGCGGCGGTGGTTACTTCGTAGCCGGCGCGGGTGAGATGAAAGCTGACGAGATCGGTGATATCGCTCTCGTCATCGACGCTGAGAATCATGGCGGACACGCTCCTAAGAAACACCCGCCGGATGACGCGCATATGACGTTTGTGTGACGAAGCGGTGAAAACACCGGTGAGCCCCGATCCGCGCCGCCCGGGATGGCGGGAGCCTTTTTTCATTTTTCTGGCAAGAAGACGGAACCTTTTCTGGCCGTTCATTTCACATCGGATCATTTTCCCTCCCAACCGTCATTTTCTCCGGCCTCCATGGCTCTCTTTCCTCCACCTCCGCTTCCTCCCGTGCCGCATCCCGTGGGCGATTCCGTGCATGTCGGCGCCACCAACTCAGGGGACTTGCTGCGCTACACGCAATGGGAGCGCCGCATCTTTCGCGCGCCCGATCTGACCCTGCCCACGCCCGCGCAGTTTGCATCGGAAGTGCCGTTTACCGTCCAGTTTCGCGGAACCATGCCTGATCGCAAGGGGACCGCCTGAACCAACCCGGCGCCTGCGTGCGCCGACCTGACCTCGACACCGCTGTCCTTCCGGACCGGTGTCGTTTTATT
This genomic stretch from Termitidicoccus mucosus harbors:
- a CDS encoding prephenate dehydrogenase, with amino-acid sequence MIEQLAILAPGLLGGSVAMAARARGAARRIVIWARRPEVRDALRSQPWCDAVAETPEEAVRAANLVVLAAPVEKIIELARQIAPALPDGVIVTDVGSVKNRLCRKCRAALPPHARFVGSHPMAGSQKTGWENGSAELFAGRTCFVTPENGADAQAAGIVTDFWRALGGRTVSVTPAQHDEIVANISHLPQALATNLCDLLAQKNPAWREHAGAGLRDTTRIAASDATMWIEIFQQNRDEVLHAIDQFQARLAGLRAAIDHGDWPEVRARLERGKIFRDSLG
- a CDS encoding EVE domain-containing protein, whose translation is MQHWLVKQEPESYAWETFVKDGRTTWDGVRNYQARNNLNAMRAGDAVLFYASVTTKAVLGIAEVAREAFPDPSAGAGENWTAVELKAVRALARPVTLDRIKAEPALAGIALLRQSRLSVMRLGKAEFDRIVKLGR
- a CDS encoding lysophospholipid acyltransferase family protein, whose amino-acid sequence is MNKHYATITKNPALQPQDDAEGEGSDAVHRITGWRRFFLWPLSVVIRLWTATLRIELSAEARRHLEKNDEPLAIIFWHNRLFVIGEIYKRHRRPRSIYGLVSGSKDGAWLAEFFDFVGIKTVRGSSTHNPRGSVSALVRVMREGHDIGITPDGPRGPLHDFKGGGLIVARRVGAPVLLLGQAFESAWRLRSWDRFYLPRPFSRIRIYCMLVPASELGAREAGAAGMLRLRLLAISPDGVESGTAERAVV
- a CDS encoding DUF983 domain-containing protein; its protein translation is MFELNTACPRCGLELERDEGFFLGSLSLNYGVTIVGFLVPVTVLWLCGVLSGRAAAVLAVAGGVLFPALFYRASRSWWLMLYYLFLPRHLPANRGGERQDGDGND
- a CDS encoding HNH endonuclease; the protein is MEAVLEQPVLVLNRLWQAVNVIGAKRAFALLARGHASVVHHQDDDFHVFSMLDWLDFSHNNPPVETMEMVRTPSRLIRLPRVILLTFFDKLPCKELKLTRNNVFERDKNQCQYCARVFPREELNLDHVIPRHHGGRTTWENIVCSCIRCNTRKANRLPHDAGMRLIRKPAKPKWRPVISLVLNTHHRAMWKDFLDVAYWNVELEE
- the rpmB gene encoding 50S ribosomal protein L28: MARICAITGKRPVTGNRINRKGQSKKSGGIGTHVTSITRRKFRPNLQRIRIKTENGGTKRVLVSVKAIKAGLVEKVV
- a CDS encoding TonB-dependent receptor domain-containing protein produces the protein MFCKIFPRLHLLTPAAVLASLIFSGAHQTLPAQAVSDQTSVATASGTVSPAVPATSKDRADKRRVRRARAAHEEAASRDNLVQLDKFVVTASGFEQTLANSPASISVVSKVELEARPFVTLVDAVKDMPGVTVTNSKSGNDISLRGMASDYTLILVDGKRQNSRQMRPNGFGEAETGFSPPLGAIERIELVRGPMSTLYGSDAMGGVVNIITRKVASEWGGSLGGNYTAQFDDRLGDESSGDIYANGPLLQNKLGLAVFGRYYHRDEDDLAVAGNSPGRRGARKADTSTIGARLSYTPSPAHDIILEGGASRQRVEGTPGKTGTVGSTTTSDSPYDPVLRFNRDYASLSHTGRWAIGTSDIAVHYEDAETLGRNVSIVKSGTTTKYTVPRTLEIQNLVADAKMHMPLPKNNLTFGGQYIDSEGKDGVAYDVDHPRPDGTYPLKTLSMRQFSFFAEDEFRILESLALTGGVRYDHHDSFGGQVSPRGYLVWNTTKYLTLKGGVSTGFKTPTLTQTTAGLSGIGGQGTLPLLGNPDLKPETSTNYEAGVSLVINHTLNLTFTGFYNKFDDKIGSKTVLRGSDEFNKYLDPDAWSRDGSMSINIDTAETRGFEAGGSYRFLKNWKISGNYTFVESEQTSGANKGKPLNAMPKHHANGTLGWDVTPDVSAWVRGAWYGTQWRDVGDDYKAYALFDIGAAWSINPWVKLNVGIYNLFNKELHDTDIYSTISDNRRLWAGLNINF
- a CDS encoding response regulator, encoding MKKGSRHPGRRGSGLTGVFTASSHKRHMRVIRRVFLRSVSAMILSVDDESDITDLVSFHLTRAGYEVTTAASGREALDAVQARRPDLILLDLMLPDIDGFGVCEILRRTPDTATIPIVIVSAWSTTDTRELGLELGALDYMTKPFSPRDLTERVRHLLNLRSTRQSKAIS